The Psychrobacter sp. LV10R520-6 genome includes a region encoding these proteins:
- a CDS encoding FAD-dependent oxidoreductase, with amino-acid sequence MTQSFTNTKSPSIKHDAATYGAANHKSAKRVGILGGGTAGATIAIRLAALGLETYLFEKKTSLVDGPPMCHLHAGGNLYREIPDEDCVALLKQCIDILRLYPYTMDVRPTVFAVPTRDEGLPEDLLPRLDILTDAYQELIAQDINNKVLGEPEDYYQLYSHEQLIELSERKQVAVPECVDEWMIPVAKHLDLNKVKFPLIVVQEYGWNIFRLAASAQLALEGYDHAHVFTNTQVKKVVAVDCTDCSNADHHVTKWRIDYQQNSKLTDDAIEVDYLVNACGFRTGIIDDMVGVEVTRMVEFKSSYITHWGEAGGQIPEIIIYGQRGTPEGMAQLTPYPSGYFQIHGMSNFVTLFDDGLVASNKDSAQPELPEQYVHYIEDGWDKAPLQARSQQSIEYVAEFVPTFNSARTVGNALYGGQQIPGKDDTLRVADVSLYPNLHYARAENVKASSTLIAADEIVNQLTELGILDHDLPANRSRYAHEWQYLVHNDSATVDAVAQVLAKERGFPPAMATVNHSIREAALDSLVPA; translated from the coding sequence ATGACTCAATCTTTTACAAATACTAAATCCCCGTCAATCAAGCACGATGCTGCTACCTACGGAGCAGCCAACCATAAATCAGCAAAGCGAGTTGGCATTCTAGGTGGCGGTACAGCAGGGGCTACCATTGCCATTCGCTTGGCGGCATTGGGGCTTGAGACTTATTTGTTTGAAAAGAAAACCTCACTTGTTGATGGCCCACCAATGTGCCATTTGCATGCTGGTGGTAATCTATACCGCGAAATCCCTGATGAGGACTGCGTGGCACTCCTCAAACAATGTATCGATATTTTGCGCCTTTATCCTTATACCATGGATGTACGCCCAACCGTGTTTGCAGTACCGACTCGAGATGAAGGGCTACCCGAAGATTTGCTCCCGCGTCTGGATATTTTGACCGATGCCTATCAGGAGCTTATTGCACAAGATATTAATAATAAGGTCTTAGGCGAACCTGAAGATTATTATCAGCTCTATAGTCATGAGCAGTTAATTGAGCTCTCGGAGCGTAAACAAGTGGCGGTACCTGAATGCGTCGATGAATGGATGATACCGGTTGCCAAACACTTAGATTTAAATAAAGTTAAGTTTCCATTAATTGTGGTACAAGAATATGGCTGGAATATCTTTCGCTTGGCGGCCTCCGCACAATTAGCCTTAGAAGGCTATGATCACGCTCACGTCTTTACCAATACTCAAGTTAAGAAAGTGGTAGCCGTTGATTGTACGGATTGCTCAAACGCCGACCATCACGTTACCAAGTGGCGTATCGATTATCAGCAAAATAGTAAGTTGACCGATGACGCTATCGAAGTCGATTATTTAGTCAATGCTTGTGGCTTCCGTACCGGTATTATTGACGATATGGTCGGCGTTGAAGTAACCCGTATGGTTGAATTTAAGTCTTCTTATATTACCCATTGGGGTGAGGCTGGCGGACAGATACCAGAAATTATTATTTATGGCCAACGCGGTACGCCAGAAGGCATGGCACAACTTACTCCTTATCCGAGTGGTTACTTCCAAATACACGGTATGAGTAATTTCGTTACTTTATTTGATGATGGCTTGGTTGCTTCTAACAAGGATAGTGCTCAACCTGAACTACCTGAGCAATATGTGCATTATATTGAAGACGGCTGGGATAAAGCACCGCTACAAGCGCGCAGTCAGCAATCCATCGAATATGTGGCAGAATTTGTACCAACATTTAATAGCGCACGCACCGTTGGCAACGCCTTATATGGCGGTCAACAAATTCCTGGTAAGGATGATACCTTACGGGTGGCGGATGTCAGCTTATATCCCAATCTACACTATGCGCGTGCTGAGAATGTCAAAGCCTCATCAACCTTGATTGCTGCGGATGAAATCGTTAACCAGCTGACTGAACTTGGCATACTAGACCATGACTTGCCAGCCAATCGCAGCCGCTATGCTCATGAATGGCAATATTTAGTTCATAACGATAGCGCGACGGTTGATGCTGTGGCACAAGTATTGGCTAAAGAACGCGGGTTTCCCCCTGCTATGGCCACTGTCAATCACAGTATCCGTGAAGCGGCGTTAGATAGTTTAGTGCCAGCTTAA
- a CDS encoding TIGR00730 family Rossman fold protein, which produces MQMKINNDTYEVITSQDITNIEKAVDKSTLAMPLVAVYCGSRLGNSDIYEQAARELGQALAENGLGLVYGGASIGLMGAVADEVVKSGAQAVGVIPTFMLKHEIAHEALTRLHLTDTMHTRKTVMAEYADAFITLPGGLGTLEEIMEIATWRQLYQHEKPMIILNINGFYDCLIEHLKYTADQGFMKQQDLERLVVCNTINEAIDLLQVIVKIDDKVDTDTMAGN; this is translated from the coding sequence ATGCAGATGAAAATTAACAACGACACTTATGAAGTAATAACCAGTCAAGATATTACTAATATTGAAAAAGCCGTGGATAAATCAACGTTAGCTATGCCTTTGGTCGCGGTTTATTGTGGCTCACGTTTGGGTAATAGCGACATTTATGAACAAGCTGCCCGTGAGCTGGGTCAAGCGTTAGCCGAAAATGGCCTGGGTCTGGTCTACGGCGGTGCTAGTATTGGTCTCATGGGTGCGGTGGCAGATGAGGTTGTTAAAAGCGGTGCACAAGCAGTCGGTGTGATTCCAACCTTTATGCTTAAACATGAAATTGCGCATGAAGCACTGACACGCTTACATTTGACAGACACTATGCACACGCGAAAGACAGTGATGGCAGAATATGCCGATGCTTTTATCACTTTACCGGGCGGTCTAGGTACGCTGGAAGAAATTATGGAAATTGCGACATGGCGACAGCTGTATCAACACGAAAAACCGATGATTATTCTGAATATTAATGGTTTTTATGATTGTCTGATTGAGCATTTGAAATACACTGCTGACCAAGGCTTTATGAAGCAGCAAGACCTTGAGCGCTTAGTGGTTTGTAATACGATTAACGAGGCCATTGATCTGTTGCAAGTGATTGTTAAGATTGATGACAAAGTTGATACGGATACTATGGCGGGTAATTGA
- a CDS encoding alpha/beta fold hydrolase: MHNKHAQSSLDKQDNTNIGTYSLTIMTERNQALTATVYRPKASVEKAIMIAPATGIKRQFYHNFAHYLAEQGFGVLTFDNEGIGESLTTDLAKCDASLISWGRHDMPAVLDALQDEFADASYHLVGHSAGGQLIGLIPNYESIASVFNVACSSGCIKNMDMPYKIRAMGFMDVFIPITNLTLGYTPSDKIGMGEPLPKGVARQWREWCNGSGYIKTAFGKSIHTHFYDDITMPALWLGFSDDDIANSKNMDDMIRVYSQMPVQKHFLDPKDFGLSSIGHMRYFSSRTNAKAPELWQMASNWLSEQP; this comes from the coding sequence ATGCACAATAAGCACGCGCAGTCTTCTTTAGATAAACAGGACAACACTAATATCGGTACTTACTCACTGACCATAATGACCGAGCGCAATCAAGCGTTAACAGCCACCGTTTACCGTCCTAAAGCTTCTGTAGAGAAAGCGATAATGATCGCTCCTGCAACGGGCATCAAGCGCCAGTTTTATCATAATTTTGCGCATTATTTAGCAGAACAGGGCTTTGGCGTGCTTACCTTTGACAATGAAGGCATTGGTGAGTCGCTCACCACCGATTTGGCTAAGTGTGATGCGTCATTGATAAGTTGGGGACGTCACGATATGCCAGCAGTGCTTGACGCATTGCAAGATGAATTTGCCGATGCTTCTTATCATTTGGTTGGTCATAGTGCCGGTGGGCAGCTGATTGGCTTGATACCGAACTATGAGTCTATCGCTTCTGTATTTAACGTCGCCTGCTCATCAGGATGTATTAAAAACATGGACATGCCTTATAAAATCAGGGCAATGGGCTTTATGGACGTTTTTATCCCCATAACCAATCTAACGTTAGGTTATACCCCTTCAGATAAGATAGGCATGGGCGAACCTTTACCTAAAGGCGTGGCTCGGCAATGGCGCGAGTGGTGCAATGGATCGGGCTACATCAAGACGGCCTTTGGCAAAAGTATACACACGCACTTTTATGATGACATTACTATGCCAGCATTATGGTTGGGGTTCAGTGATGATGATATTGCCAATAGCAAAAATATGGATGACATGATACGAGTCTATAGCCAGATGCCAGTACAAAAGCACTTTTTAGACCCAAAAGATTTTGGACTTAGCAGTATCGGTCACATGCGTTATTTTAGTAGCAGGACAAATGCAAAAGCACCTGAGCTATGGCAGATGGCTAGTAATTGGTTAAGCGAGCAGCCATAG
- a CDS encoding putative quorum-sensing-regulated virulence factor: protein MIAAFDTAGTALVIDTETDQGRDPRPIQVATINVATGFEWMKYFNSGRSISPIVIKVHGITDEDVAGLERFDLDKFQLPEYLIAHNVRFDWRVIGRPSAKLICTVRLARVAFPEWSAYSQSKCIEQLLGKSAAIKMTIVAHDALGDARMCHLLYQACCERLEIEPTDFDAVHKISNTANPVGKMPFGKYKGQAIKEVPIGYIKWMLGNIHNMQPSLYSALTNRLKLDEAEDAKK from the coding sequence ATGATTGCTGCTTTTGACACTGCTGGCACTGCGCTTGTTATCGATACCGAAACCGACCAAGGGCGTGATCCACGACCTATTCAGGTAGCGACTATTAATGTTGCTACTGGGTTTGAGTGGATGAAGTATTTTAATAGTGGCCGTTCTATATCGCCAATCGTTATCAAAGTTCACGGTATTACTGATGAGGACGTGGCTGGTCTTGAGCGTTTTGATTTGGATAAATTTCAATTACCAGAGTATCTGATCGCCCACAATGTCCGTTTTGATTGGCGAGTAATAGGTCGGCCATCGGCCAAGCTAATCTGTACCGTTAGACTGGCCCGCGTAGCCTTCCCAGAGTGGAGCGCTTACAGTCAGTCTAAATGTATCGAGCAATTACTGGGAAAGAGTGCGGCAATTAAGATGACCATTGTCGCACACGATGCATTAGGCGATGCACGTATGTGCCACTTACTGTATCAGGCCTGCTGTGAACGGCTAGAGATTGAGCCGACCGATTTTGACGCGGTCCATAAAATCTCAAACACTGCCAATCCCGTCGGTAAGATGCCGTTTGGTAAGTACAAAGGACAAGCGATTAAAGAGGTACCCATCGGCTACATTAAATGGATGCTAGGCAACATCCATAACATGCAACCGTCGTTATATTCTGCGTTAACCAACCGCTTAAAGTTAGATGAGGCCGAGGACGCAAAAAAGTAA
- a CDS encoding M23 family metallopeptidase, giving the protein MLPTERNRQQQPAFFSRLISVLLKSIFLLALLFVLDKLLPSISQQTQSFVVSKWQQINLLQQELPTENSLPSPLPEQHLTDTWGGARSEGRSHEGIDIFAPRGTPIKATTAGVISKVGQNNLGGRVVVIVGPGGAGHYYAHMEDYADISTNDWVNAGDVIGYVGNSGNAKGTPPHVHYGIYINGRAVNPYPLLSKNN; this is encoded by the coding sequence ATGCTACCAACTGAAAGAAATCGGCAACAACAACCAGCGTTTTTCAGCCGTCTGATAAGTGTCCTATTAAAGTCCATTTTTTTATTAGCGCTTTTGTTTGTGCTGGATAAATTGCTACCCAGTATTAGTCAACAAACCCAATCTTTTGTGGTGTCAAAATGGCAGCAGATTAATCTATTACAACAGGAATTGCCCACAGAAAACAGCTTACCAAGTCCGCTACCAGAACAGCATCTGACAGATACATGGGGCGGCGCTCGTAGCGAAGGTCGGTCCCATGAAGGCATTGATATTTTTGCCCCGCGTGGCACGCCCATTAAAGCAACGACAGCAGGGGTGATCAGTAAAGTTGGGCAAAATAATTTAGGTGGACGAGTGGTAGTCATTGTGGGTCCAGGCGGCGCTGGACATTATTATGCCCATATGGAAGACTACGCTGATATCAGCACGAATGATTGGGTCAATGCAGGCGATGTTATCGGTTATGTGGGTAACAGTGGTAACGCTAAGGGCACGCCGCCGCATGTGCATTACGGCATTTATATTAATGGCCGCGCGGTAAATCCTTATCCGCTACTATCCAAAAATAACTAA
- the phoR gene encoding phosphate regulon sensor histidine kinase PhoR encodes MMTSADNKRRPTPRYALLWADIRWLLFWLSGGVALGLYSSYLLESIIVALLSYSLWRMYTLQRFNAWINKPVNTPSPDMLGGLSVVASQLYQNRKQERLTQQKLMGLVKKIRSSLLALQDAVILLNDTDDLEWWNQAAEDLLALQSSDQGNSIFNLITVPEFRQYYQTTVSPNNGIHMVSWLNPGRYLKCEVTHFGGEKLLIIYDVTRLQHLEQMRQDFVANVSHELRTPLTVLMGYLETFSDQPDIAPQWQRGFKLMTQQTARMNSIVNDLLLLSRLENEEKPTLNCIDMNRLLTQLFDDASVYNKEYGHHISLQVNTESNIYGAELYLNSALLNLVVNAIKYTPKGGNIVISWTATEKGCVFAVIDDGIGIAPQHISRLTERFYRVDSGRSRATGGTGLGLAIVKHALYQHQASLNIESEEGQGSTFSILFPPARICAAEPDLTTITTTIPDTDNLNNLEKY; translated from the coding sequence ATGATGACGTCTGCGGATAACAAACGACGCCCAACGCCCCGATATGCGCTGCTATGGGCAGATATACGGTGGCTGCTGTTTTGGTTAAGCGGTGGGGTGGCGTTAGGTTTATACAGCTCCTATCTTTTGGAAAGCATCATCGTGGCGCTGTTATCATATAGCTTGTGGCGGATGTATACCTTACAGCGATTCAACGCTTGGATTAATAAACCGGTGAATACGCCGTCTCCTGATATGCTGGGCGGTCTCAGTGTGGTGGCATCGCAACTGTATCAAAACCGTAAACAAGAAAGGCTCACTCAACAGAAACTAATGGGTTTGGTCAAAAAAATTAGAAGTTCTTTATTAGCCTTACAAGATGCGGTTATTTTGCTCAACGATACTGATGATTTGGAATGGTGGAATCAGGCAGCAGAAGACTTACTGGCGCTACAATCAAGCGACCAAGGCAACAGTATCTTTAACCTCATTACAGTGCCAGAATTTCGGCAATATTATCAGACGACAGTTTCTCCAAATAACGGTATTCATATGGTGTCATGGCTTAATCCAGGACGCTACCTAAAGTGTGAAGTCACGCATTTTGGTGGCGAGAAGCTATTGATTATTTATGACGTCACCCGCTTGCAGCATTTAGAGCAGATGCGTCAAGATTTTGTAGCCAATGTCTCGCATGAGCTGCGGACACCATTGACCGTGCTGATGGGCTATCTTGAGACCTTCTCTGACCAGCCCGATATTGCGCCGCAGTGGCAACGCGGTTTTAAACTTATGACCCAACAAACCGCGCGAATGAACAGCATCGTCAACGATTTACTGCTGTTATCACGGCTAGAGAATGAAGAAAAGCCGACGCTCAATTGCATCGATATGAACCGGTTGCTCACTCAATTGTTTGACGATGCCAGTGTTTATAATAAAGAGTATGGCCATCATATTAGCTTGCAGGTGAATACCGAAAGTAATATATATGGTGCGGAGCTTTATTTAAATAGCGCTTTATTAAACTTGGTAGTTAATGCCATCAAATATACCCCAAAAGGCGGCAATATCGTTATCAGTTGGACAGCGACCGAGAAGGGTTGCGTGTTTGCGGTCATCGATGATGGCATCGGTATCGCACCGCAGCATATTTCCCGATTAACCGAGCGTTTTTATCGAGTGGACAGTGGACGTAGCCGCGCTACCGGAGGAACAGGTCTAGGGTTAGCAATAGTGAAGCATGCCCTGTATCAGCATCAAGCCAGCTTAAATATTGAGTCGGAGGAAGGACAAGGATCGACCTTTAGCATCTTATTTCCTCCTGCCCGTATTTGCGCAGCTGAGCCTGATTTGACGACTATAACCACAACGATTCCAGACACCGATAACCTAAATAACCTAGAAAAATACTAA
- the phoB gene encoding phosphate regulon transcriptional regulator PhoB yields the protein MQNEQILIVEDEPAIREMIVMTLEMAGFDCLQAVDVAEAHQQVVDHRPALILLDWMLPGDKSGVDFCRMLKKDELLSEIPVIMLTAKGEEDNKVQGLDAGADDYITKPFSTRELVSRIKAVLRRSSALSADKPIEVAGLSLDPKSQRVSADGKVIDIGPTEYRLLAFFMSHPERAYTRTQLLDQVWGGNVYIEDRTIDVHIRRLRKLLQPYDCASLIQTVRGTGYRFSSLVEQE from the coding sequence ATGCAGAATGAGCAAATTTTGATTGTCGAAGATGAGCCGGCAATCCGTGAAATGATTGTCATGACCTTGGAGATGGCAGGATTTGACTGTTTGCAAGCCGTCGATGTAGCGGAGGCGCACCAACAAGTGGTTGACCATCGTCCCGCGCTCATTTTACTAGATTGGATGCTACCGGGTGATAAAAGTGGCGTTGATTTTTGCCGGATGCTCAAAAAAGACGAGCTGCTCTCCGAGATTCCGGTCATTATGCTCACGGCCAAAGGCGAAGAAGACAATAAAGTGCAAGGGCTGGATGCAGGGGCGGATGATTATATTACTAAGCCGTTCTCAACACGTGAGCTGGTTTCACGAATTAAAGCGGTGCTGCGTCGAAGCAGTGCACTGAGTGCCGATAAGCCCATTGAAGTAGCAGGATTGAGCCTTGACCCCAAAAGTCAGCGGGTCAGTGCCGATGGCAAGGTGATTGATATTGGGCCAACTGAATATCGATTATTGGCGTTCTTTATGAGTCATCCGGAGCGAGCTTATACCCGTACTCAATTGCTTGACCAAGTATGGGGTGGCAATGTATATATAGAAGACCGCACGATTGATGTGCATATTCGCCGTCTACGCAAACTCTTGCAACCTTATGACTGTGCCAGCTTAATCCAAACCGTACGCGGCACTGGTTATCGGTTTTCTAGCTTGGTTGAACAAGAATAA
- the dtd gene encoding D-aminoacyl-tRNA deacylase, which translates to MKALIQRVSRASVTVDDSCIGRIEHGILSYIGLGHDDSLQSAQRLVDKILTYRIFENTADPAKVGKLDQNVQQVGGGLLMVSQFTLMANTNNGRRPDFGAAMKPDAAQALFSELIAYAKTQHPIVASGQFGANMQVESINDGPLNFLLEV; encoded by the coding sequence ATGAAAGCACTTATTCAACGGGTGAGCCGTGCCAGCGTCACGGTTGATGACAGTTGTATTGGCAGAATTGAACACGGAATATTATCGTATATTGGATTGGGGCATGACGATAGCCTACAAAGTGCGCAGCGGTTAGTAGATAAAATTCTTACTTATCGTATTTTCGAGAATACTGCTGATCCTGCCAAAGTTGGCAAGCTTGATCAAAATGTACAACAAGTCGGCGGCGGATTATTAATGGTGTCGCAGTTTACTTTAATGGCAAATACTAATAACGGACGTCGGCCAGATTTTGGTGCAGCTATGAAGCCCGATGCCGCGCAAGCATTGTTTTCTGAGCTGATAGCTTATGCAAAAACTCAGCATCCTATAGTTGCTAGCGGACAGTTTGGGGCCAATATGCAAGTCGAAAGTATTAATGATGGGCCGCTTAACTTTTTATTGGAAGTTTAA
- the asd gene encoding archaetidylserine decarboxylase (Phosphatidylserine decarboxylase is synthesized as a single chain precursor. Generation of the pyruvoyl active site from a Ser is coupled to cleavage of a Gly-Ser bond between the larger (beta) and smaller (alpha chains). It is an integral membrane protein.): protein MTLFTTLQQFVPQQQLSKVAGRLAASRHPVVKRVFIRSFAKAYNVHLDDYERQSFKAYESFNDFFTRELKDDARTIDSTTNGIVSPADGVISQLGQIQNHKLLQAKGRHYDVGQLLADSEDGSYFADGSFATVYLAPSNYHRVHMPFAGTLTKTRYVPGALFSVNTTTAANIPDLFARNERLVCMFDTQYGKAAVVMVGAMIVAGIETVATGKINRTDDIQEASHNMSLAKGDELGRFYLGSTAVVVLPKAAKADWQDNMTANASVQMGQLLGKSHMKVNANTVNTDEKNASPTNDDKET from the coding sequence ATGACTTTATTTACTACTCTACAGCAGTTTGTCCCGCAGCAGCAGCTGAGCAAAGTTGCTGGACGTTTGGCTGCAAGCCGTCACCCTGTCGTCAAACGCGTCTTTATTCGCAGCTTTGCCAAGGCTTATAACGTTCATTTGGATGACTATGAACGTCAGAGCTTCAAGGCTTATGAGAGCTTTAACGACTTTTTTACCCGTGAGCTTAAAGACGATGCGCGCACCATTGATAGCACTACCAATGGTATCGTCAGCCCCGCCGATGGCGTGATATCACAGTTGGGTCAGATACAGAATCATAAGCTACTACAAGCCAAAGGTCGGCATTACGATGTGGGTCAGCTGCTTGCCGATAGTGAAGATGGCAGTTATTTCGCAGATGGTAGCTTTGCGACTGTCTATCTAGCGCCCAGCAACTATCACCGCGTCCATATGCCATTTGCTGGCACCTTAACCAAAACCCGTTATGTTCCCGGCGCCTTATTTTCGGTTAATACTACCACTGCCGCTAATATTCCTGACTTATTTGCTCGTAACGAGCGCTTGGTATGTATGTTTGATACTCAGTACGGTAAAGCTGCGGTAGTAATGGTCGGCGCGATGATTGTCGCCGGTATCGAAACGGTCGCTACTGGAAAAATCAATCGTACGGACGACATTCAAGAGGCGAGTCATAACATGAGCTTGGCAAAAGGCGACGAGCTCGGACGCTTTTATTTGGGCTCAACGGCTGTTGTAGTATTGCCAAAAGCTGCAAAAGCGGACTGGCAAGACAATATGACCGCTAATGCTAGCGTACAAATGGGACAGTTATTAGGTAAGTCTCATATGAAGGTTAACGCTAATACTGTTAACACTGATGAGAAAAATGCTAGCCCTACGAATGACGATAAAGAAACCTAA
- a CDS encoding isochorismatase family protein — MPTMITDRTYRIARENTQAMIIDVQERLTPHIYDHENIVKKITTLVKGLQALDIPIMLNEQYKKGLGDTLPEIRKLLEGNNAKGFEKVTFSACDNDDSWNHLAQQNRSIVLLFGVETHVCVLQTALDLLDNGMQPVIIGDAVGSRFPYDKKQAIRRIRRAGGVITTVETILFELCRSSKDPAFKTISNLIK, encoded by the coding sequence ATGCCCACCATGATTACTGACCGTACCTACCGTATCGCCCGCGAAAATACGCAAGCGATGATAATTGACGTGCAAGAACGTCTGACCCCGCACATCTACGACCATGAAAATATCGTCAAGAAAATAACCACTTTAGTCAAAGGTCTACAAGCACTTGATATTCCGATCATGCTGAATGAGCAATATAAAAAAGGCTTAGGCGATACGCTACCCGAAATTCGTAAGCTATTAGAAGGCAATAATGCCAAAGGCTTTGAGAAAGTCACATTCAGTGCCTGTGATAATGATGACTCCTGGAACCATCTTGCGCAGCAAAATCGCAGTATTGTTTTACTATTCGGCGTTGAAACTCATGTCTGTGTCTTACAAACGGCGCTTGATTTGCTCGATAATGGTATGCAGCCGGTCATCATTGGTGATGCGGTAGGTTCGCGTTTTCCTTACGATAAAAAGCAAGCTATTCGTCGCATTCGCCGTGCTGGCGGGGTGATTACTACTGTAGAAACTATCTTGTTTGAGCTATGCCGTAGTAGTAAAGATCCTGCATTCAAAACTATTAGTAACTTGATTAAGTAG
- the fadA gene encoding acetyl-CoA C-acyltransferase FadA, with protein sequence MTTLSPKDVVIVDGVRSAMGKSKNGMFRHVRADSLSAELVRALVERNDFDPRDVEDIIWGCVNQTLEQAMNIGRNIGLLADIPTSTGGQTVNRLCGSSMQALHTAAAQIMTNQGDTFIIGGVEHMGHVGMTHGIDLNPAASKHYAKASNMMGLTAEMLGRMNNISREEQDAFGLESHRRAWEATTEGRFDNEIIGIEGHDAAGRLQLCTVDEVIRPDATMEQMQNLRPAFDPKGGTVTAATSSALSDGASAMLVMSAQKAKDLGLKPRARIRSMAIAGCDAAIMGYGPVPATQKALKRAGMSIDDMQTIELNEAFAAQSLSVLKAMNLTDKQDIVNINGGAIALGHPLGCSGARITVTLLNAMEQMDTEVGLATMCIGLGQGIATIIERV encoded by the coding sequence ATGACAACTTTAAGTCCAAAAGATGTGGTCATCGTAGACGGTGTACGCTCAGCAATGGGGAAATCTAAGAACGGTATGTTCCGCCATGTCCGTGCTGATAGCTTATCTGCTGAATTGGTTCGCGCCTTGGTTGAGCGTAACGATTTTGACCCACGTGACGTCGAAGATATTATCTGGGGCTGTGTAAACCAGACTCTAGAACAAGCGATGAATATCGGCCGTAACATCGGTTTATTGGCTGATATTCCTACGTCGACTGGCGGTCAAACGGTCAATCGTCTATGTGGCTCATCAATGCAGGCATTACACACTGCGGCGGCGCAAATTATGACCAATCAAGGTGATACTTTCATCATTGGCGGTGTTGAGCACATGGGTCACGTAGGGATGACGCACGGCATTGACCTAAATCCTGCTGCTTCTAAGCACTATGCCAAAGCCTCAAATATGATGGGCTTGACCGCAGAAATGCTTGGCCGTATGAATAATATCAGCCGCGAAGAGCAAGATGCCTTTGGTCTTGAGTCGCATCGCCGTGCATGGGAAGCCACTACTGAAGGTCGTTTTGACAATGAAATTATCGGTATCGAAGGTCATGATGCTGCCGGTCGTTTGCAACTGTGTACCGTTGACGAAGTGATTCGTCCCGATGCGACGATGGAACAAATGCAAAATCTACGTCCCGCTTTTGATCCTAAAGGTGGTACGGTTACTGCTGCAACCTCATCAGCGTTATCGGATGGAGCGTCAGCGATGCTAGTGATGAGTGCACAAAAAGCCAAAGACTTAGGTCTTAAGCCTCGCGCTCGCATTCGCAGCATGGCGATTGCCGGTTGTGATGCGGCTATCATGGGCTATGGCCCGGTACCTGCGACTCAAAAAGCACTTAAACGTGCCGGCATGAGTATCGATGATATGCAGACTATTGAGCTGAACGAAGCCTTTGCTGCCCAAAGTTTATCGGTACTTAAAGCAATGAACCTTACTGACAAGCAAGATATCGTCAATATCAACGGCGGTGCGATTGCTCTAGGTCATCCACTTGGTTGTTCAGGCGCACGTATCACTGTGACCTTGCTAAATGCTATGGAACAGATGGATACTGAAGTTGGTCTAGCCACTATGTGTATCGGACTGGGTCAGGGTATTGCCACTATTATTGAGCGTGTATAA